A region of Panicum virgatum strain AP13 chromosome 8N, P.virgatum_v5, whole genome shotgun sequence DNA encodes the following proteins:
- the LOC120686184 gene encoding CASP-like protein 1U3 gives MHDEEKKDSKCATAVSIAGRIAGMGLAVAAAALMATASQCTVYAAYGARPRTVTYSDFPPFVYLVIASAMAAFLEAIAIFLVVWKKGKGKKAAALMPLLAAAVPALLYSATGAAFAKSADLSYCSAYAQRVSVCAGSAAGGSSNFCSQVHIAVYLSLAAAVVVSVAEVVRALGGSADLGGSDSGSSSSSSSESGGCDHGCHHKH, from the coding sequence ATGCACGACGAGGAGAAGAAGGACTCCAAGTGCGCGACGGCGGTGAGCATCGCCGGCCGCATCGCGGGCATGgggctggcggtggcggcggcggcgctcatggCCACGGCGAGCCAGTGCACGGTCTACGCGGCCTACGGCGCGCGCCCGCGCACCGTCACGTACAGCGACTTCCCGCCCTTCGTCTACCTGGTGATCGCCAGCGCCATGGCGGCGTTCCTGGAGGCCATCGCCATCTTCCTCGTCGTGTGgaagaagggcaagggcaagaaggcggcggcgctcatgccgctgctggccgccgccgtgccggcgcTGCTCTACTCCGCCACCGGGGCCGCGTTCGCCAAGAGCGCCGACCTCTCCTACTGCTCGGCGTACGCCCAGCGCGTCAGCGTCTGcgccggcagcgccgccggcggcagcagcaactTCTGCAGCCAGGTGCACATCGCCGTCTACCTCTCGCTGGCCGCGGCGGTCGTCGTGTCCGTCGCCGAGGTGGTGAGGGCCTTGGGAGGGTCGGCGGACCTCGGCGGCTCGGACtccggctccagctccagctccagctccgagTCGGGTGGCTGTGACCATGGCTGCCACCACAAGCATTAA
- the LOC120685164 gene encoding CASP-like protein 1U4: MCDEKKSGGSTKWRHPVSLVFRIAGMGLAVAAVMATASECTVYADYYGARPRTVAYRDFPAFVYLVVAASIAAALEGAGRKAGAVLAPLLAATAPALLYTSAGAAFAPGWDIYYYVEPSGRRLSVCASSVGSRFCAQVHVSMWLSLSAAVAVSLAEWAAASRGCCGGSGSDFRLRAWVPFQALSIAGPFFFLRNQEL; this comes from the exons ATGTGCGACGAGAAGAAGTCCGGGGGCAGCACCAAGTGGCGGCACCCCGTCAGCCTCGTGTTCCGCATCGCCGGCATGgggctggcggtggcggcggtgatggccACGGCGAGCGAGTGCACGGTCTACGCCGACTACTacggcgcgcggccgcgcaCGGTGGCCTACCGCGACTTCCCGGCCTTCGTGTACCTAGTGGTGGCGGCCTCCATCGCCGCGGCGCTGGAG GGCGCGGGCAGGAAGGCCGGGGCCGTGCtcgcgccgctgctcgccgccaccgcgccggcgcTGCTCTACACGTCGGCCGGCGCGGCGTTCGCCCCCGGCTGGGACATCTACTACTACGTGGAGCCCAGCGGGCGGCGCCTCAGCGTCTGCGCCAGCAGCGTCGGCAGCCGCTTCTGCGCGCAGGTGCACGTGTCCATGTGGCTCTCGctcagcgccgccgtggccgtgtCGCTCGCCgagtgggcggcggcgtcgcgggggTGCTGCGGCGGCTCCGGCTCGGACTTCCGTCTGCGGGCATGGGTGCCATTCCAAGCACTAAGCATAGCAggtccctttttctttttgagaaaTCAAGAACTGTAA